CCGAAATAAATCGTCGGCACGCCTGTCGGTTTTACCTCTTGCAAAATCCGCGTCATCACGGGTGCGATGTAGTTGCGGTAGTCTTCGTCATTCAGCGCCCCTACCCAGGAGTCAAAGATTTGAACAGCTTGCGCGCCGGCCGCGATTTGCGCCTTCAGATAGTTGATCGTCAGCGTGCCCAGCTTTTCCATCAATTTGTCCCAGGCCTGCGGTTGTGTGTACATAAAGGCTTTGGTCTTGTGGTAATGCTTCGATGGCCCGCCCTCAATGATGTAGCTGGCCAGCGTAAACGGAGCGCCGGCAAAGCCGATCAGCGGCACAGAAAGCTGCTGGCGCAGTATTTTAATCGCTTCCATAATGTACGGCACATGAGTATCCGGGTCCAGTTCGCCCAGGCGGTTCACGTCGTCCATCGATTGGACCGGGTTGGCGATCACGGGTCCGATGCCCGATTCGATATTCACATCGACGCCAATCGGCTTCAGCGGGGTCATAATATCAGCAAAGAGAATGGCTGCGTCTACGCCCAGCTGTTCGACAGGCAGACGGGTCACTTCCGCGCATACTTCCGGTATGTAGTTCATCTCAAAAAAGGTGTGTTTGGCTCGGATCGCGCGATACTCCGGTTGGTAGCGGCCAGCCTGTCTCATGTACCAGACAGGGACATGGTCGGTCGTCTCCTGGCGACAAGCCCTCAAAAACGTATCGTTAAACGCTTTTACAGTCATGAATAAACCTCGCTTTACACGATAATATTCCTTATCCTTATGATACCACCCAGCAATCGACAAAAAATGATATGATTGTGTCAAAATCGTTATCGTTTCAGCGAGCCCGCCTCTCGTACCCATTGTTTCCAAAAATTTCACTGCTGAATCCGGATATCTCCCGTGGAGCTGCGCACGGTCAGCTTGGGTCCTTCAGATCCCACCGATCCGATGAGGCGATGCCTTCCTTTCTCGGTGTAATCCAGCCGCGGCCAATCGGCTTCCACATCTCCAACGTCCGAAGCCAGATCCAGTTGAGCGGAGTCAGGCAGCGGCCGGATGGTTACGTGGACATCACCGGTGTCCGTGTGGATATCTGCATCATTCGTAAATGCATTCAGCTGCAATCGTTTCACATCTCCCGTGCTGCTTACAAGCTGCACTTTTGCCGTCACAGCGGGGAGATCCATGTCTCCGGTGTCCGTCTTGACCTCCAGCACATCGCCTTCGAAGCCCTCCAGTTCAACATCTCCCGTGCTCGACTGGAGCCTCGCTTGCTTCGCTTTCAACCGCCCCGCGCGAATATCCCCGGTCCCGCTTCTCGCAACCACTTGTTCATAGACTAGTTCGGGAAGCGTTAGCTGGAGCTCTAGCTTTCCCATTCCAAAATCACTGTTGAATGGCAGCTTAATCCCGACGTAGTTAAGCTGCTGCTCTTTCAGACTTACGTGCAGCGTCCCGTCCGGCGTGACTTCCGTGATAAACTCCTGTTTCCCTTTGCGGCTGCTGCTGACTTCGCCAACCATTTTCGCGCTCGCCTGGGACGTCTTGCTGATGCTGAGGACGACATCAGCCGTATCCGTCTCCAGCTCAATGGCGGTAAACGGCATCGTGATCGCACGCTCCTCGCGAACCTGCTCGAACCGGAATCCCATATCCGGTTGCTGGCTGTATTGCCAGATTAGTCCGATCAGTCCCACCAGAAAAAGAAGGCAGAAAAAACCAAACAGACTGTTCATGATTTTTCTCATGCTACTTCCCCCTAATCATGCGGACGTTAAACTGCAGATAGCGCAAAAACTGACGGTACAACCATCCGCTGAAGCGCGCCATGCCGATGGCGAGCATGCCTCCGAGCCCGCAGGTGGCCATACTGGCGAACAGCAGCATCAGCCGCTCGTGAGACACGCCGGGGATGCCGTACTGCAGCAAAAATCCGAGCGGTGCCAGAAACAGCGAGATCGCGACGACGAACAGCGCGACGAGAACCCCGAGAAGAGCCAGCAGCGGCCCGAGCACAAACGCAAGGTTGAAAAATCCGAGACTGACCGTAGCCACAATCGCCCTCGTCATATTACGCACCGATGCATTGGACTGCGCCTGATGGATGCGGTACCCGGCCAGGATCTCCCGGGCGAGCGCTTTGGGACTGCCGAGGCTGCCTGCGATCTCTTGCTCGCTTTTTCCTCTCTCCAGCCCGATCAGGAAATGCTCGGTATAATCGGCCAAAATATC
This sequence is a window from Brevibacillus composti. Protein-coding genes within it:
- the hemE gene encoding uroporphyrinogen decarboxylase, with amino-acid sequence MTVKAFNDTFLRACRQETTDHVPVWYMRQAGRYQPEYRAIRAKHTFFEMNYIPEVCAEVTRLPVEQLGVDAAILFADIMTPLKPIGVDVNIESGIGPVIANPVQSMDDVNRLGELDPDTHVPYIMEAIKILRQQLSVPLIGFAGAPFTLASYIIEGGPSKHYHKTKAFMYTQPQAWDKLMEKLGTLTINYLKAQIAAGAQAVQIFDSWVGALNDEDYRNYIAPVMTRILQEVKPTGVPTIYFGVGCGHLLDEWNKLPVDVLGLDWRTTITTAREMGITKTLQGNLDPTLLLAPWEKLESKAKEILDEGTKQPGFIFNLGHGVFPDAKVETLQKLTRFIHSYRRDA
- a CDS encoding DUF4097 family beta strand repeat-containing protein, which gives rise to MRKIMNSLFGFFCLLFLVGLIGLIWQYSQQPDMGFRFEQVREERAITMPFTAIELETDTADVVLSISKTSQASAKMVGEVSSSRKGKQEFITEVTPDGTLHVSLKEQQLNYVGIKLPFNSDFGMGKLELQLTLPELVYEQVVARSGTGDIRAGRLKAKQARLQSSTGDVELEGFEGDVLEVKTDTGDMDLPAVTAKVQLVSSTGDVKRLQLNAFTNDADIHTDTGDVHVTIRPLPDSAQLDLASDVGDVEADWPRLDYTEKGRHRLIGSVGSEGPKLTVRSSTGDIRIQQ
- a CDS encoding HAAS signaling domain-containing protein is translated as MTRREFMDELDSLLRELPDKERLDILADYTEHFLIGLERGKSEQEIAGSLGSPKALAREILAGYRIHQAQSNASVRNMTRAIVATVSLGFFNLAFVLGPLLALLGVLVALFVVAISLFLAPLGFLLQYGIPGVSHERLMLLFASMATCGLGGMLAIGMARFSGWLYRQFLRYLQFNVRMIRGK